The genome window AACAGCAATTATGCTTCTATGACACTTATCGAAGTTCCCGCAGGCACACATTAAACAAACTTTCTCTTTTTTTGCGATGTCAACAACCTTTTCCAAGCCAAGCCATACCTTTTTCTCTGTTTCCTTAAAAAGCCCACATTCTTCACCATCCTTCCAGAATAGGGAACCTCCTAAACTCCCGCCCATCCATTTGTACTTAATGCCATTTTTAAACAAAATATCTGGAAGCTTCTTTATAGAAGTCCAGGGTTGCCAGCGGCTGTAGGGTTTTTCTCTGATGTCAATTACCATAGTTATACTGTTCTTTTTGAGGTTTTCGATAAATTTGTCTTGTGGTAGGTTTGAGTATCCCGTCATAAAAATTTTCATGTTAAATCCCTCCTTTTACATTTATTTCCTTTTCGCATTCTCTGCATATTCCTTGCTTCTTGAAGTTGTGAGCAAACACAAGGCAGGCTCCTAAACTTGGGTCGCCACCATGTACTACATAAGGATTTAGCATCACTCCTCCTTTACGACTACAGGCAGTTTGCACTCTTGGGCAATTTCCTTAACAGATTCCTCTACTTGACCATCCTTGCTTATATAGGCAATGTTAGTAATAGGAGCATAAAGAAATATCCCTGTTTGGAAAACTGGTTGGAAGTTTAATTTTTCAAGAGGATTTGGAATGGAATAGGTCAAATCCCCCACTGTACGGTCAACCCACTTTCCATATTTTCCTCTGTCCCCTGTTTCTTTTCCTTTTAGGACATAGTAGAGTAATGCCATACAATTCTCCTTAAGTTCACTGTGTTTAGGATCCATCTTAGGACAGGGAATTTTAGTAATTCCTTGTTTCTTAATTTCTTTTACTAAGTCCTGCCAGTTTTGAATTATGGCGTCTGAATGGACAAAAAGCATTTTGGAACCTGGAGAAAGCTTCTGAATAGGAAAGTTTTTAGGGATTCTCCTGCTGATTCCTTTAATTTCTGCCTCTCTAATAAAATCCCAAGGAGATTCATAGAATTTCTTCCCAACCCAGATTAAAACATGATAGATTCCTGTTCTTTCGTCCCTGTACAGAATTGGAGCTCTGAATGGTTCTTGATTGATTGGAATCGGTAAGTCAAAGATAAAGTCTTCAATCGGAGCTCCATCTGGAGAAGGGGTACTTTCTAAGTAGAAAGCCTTG of Balnearium lithotrophicum contains these proteins:
- a CDS encoding DUF488 family protein; translation: MKIFMTGYSNLPQDKFIENLKKNSITMVIDIREKPYSRWQPWTSIKKLPDILFKNGIKYKWMGGSLGGSLFWKDGEECGLFKETEKKVWLGLEKVVDIAKKEKVCLMCACGNFDKCHRSIIAVFLISDYQVNVFDIAKDGSLHEISLT